Genomic segment of Eretmochelys imbricata isolate rEreImb1 chromosome 24, rEreImb1.hap1, whole genome shotgun sequence:
tctatcctagctctgggaggggagtggggtctagtgagtcAGAAGCAGGGgcgctgagagccaggactcctgggttctctccctggctctgggacgggagtggggtctaatgggtgGGGTGGTAAAGGGATCTCCTGTgacgctgggggggggggtgggctgtcccctcccccctgtgGGCCTGACCGTCGCAGGGCAATGGTGCGTGGAGCGGAATCCCCGAGCAGTAGCTCTGCGTCACCGGGAAACCCCTGCCGGCACTGAACCCTGACGGTGGGGAGGAAACAGCCTCTCCAGCGGACAGCCAATGACAGGCCTCGAGCCCGAGGGGGAGCGGAGGGTCTGGGGAACCCTCAATCCTTCCCAGCCACCGCTGAGGGTCTCCCGGGAGCAGAGAGGGACGGAGGGTCCCTGCGCTATCCCTGGTTTTGGTTGAGGAATCCTGTCGCAGGAGCCCTGACTCTCAGCCTCCACCGCCGCCCCCTGGTCCAGAgacagggatagaacccaggagtcctgacacccgcCCCCCGCGCTTTACCGTCCCACACCCGTTTCCAGGACACACTGTCTCATTGTCCAGTGGGTCGGTGTCATCGGGGTGCGACTGTCTCAAATTCAGTCTCGGTTTgaatgtgggggcgggggaggcggaAACGAAATCGACTGGGGTTCGGGGGCGAGCTAGGACGGTGCTGGGGgagctttggggtgggggtgctggggtattctgggagaaggaggagggcagGACTGAGGCCGGGGAGAGCAGGACTGAGGCCAAGGAGTGGATGAGAagtagggagggggcagggaaaggcgGCAGCTCCAGAGCggaagggcaggcagggggtgAGGTGCCCCCCCACCCAGAAGAGGAGCACTGGCTGGGACCTCTGACTGGTCAGATGGGGACCACCCCCCACACAGGAGTGGGTTgggagcagcagtggagaaggCTCTTGGGTAGcagatggggagtggggtgggtcacagggctgggggggcactaGGCTCTTGTCAGggggctgccccctctccccccctcagGAATGGGGActccgttcccccccccccgccaccctgggCTAAACCACCCCAGAAACTGACTTCCACTCCCCCCCAGTCCTGGGTGtgtcagccccagctctgggggagaGGTCTTGTGGTTGGAGGAGGGAGGgcctggacgcctgggttctgaggggagtggggtctaatagccagagggggctgggagccaggactcccgggttctctccccagctccagatACAGGGtgagagctgggcagagaaaCCAGGCACCCcgactcccagccccgcccccacctgtCGCTGGGTCACGTCACTTCCCCGGCGGGCGGCGTGGGGGCGAGTGAGCTGTTGCTTTCCAGCATGGAAGGAACACGCCGCCGGGTGGCAGGGGCAGCCCTGCCGGGGGCACGGGGCGGGCGGCGGCAgccgcagccagcagcaggggcctTTGTCTCTCCGTGTCTCAGACGGTCCATGACACGTTTTCCTCCTGGGGCGGCTTGGAAAGGAAAAATCCGCTGTGTAGGCACCGGCCTGGGTGGAAACGATTGCTCCATGGTTGTGGGGAGGGGCGGTCGGAGAGCGCCTGAGACATCCCATTAGTGTCCTACCTACCACTAGACCCCAAAGCTGAGGAGacaacccaggcgtcctggctccctgcctctAACCAACTAGacccaccccccccttcccagagccagagagagaacccaggagtcccgccccccccccccagctctaaccactagaccccactcccctgtcaCAACcaggggatggaacccaggagtcctaggcTGAGTGCTTTGTCTCCCTTCCCCTTGCCAGGCGGTAGAGGAGACAGAAGCGCGGTCCCACCCCAGACAGTGAAGAAGCTTCTGGAGCAGAAGAGACGGCAGCAGACAGCACTGGGCTATGCAGCCAGCTCTCAGGTgagcccctctgccctgcctcccccgccccatttCCCTGCGTGTCTTGGTCACAGCTGAGACTTCTCTAGCCCTGGACCTCAGGTGTGACTCCTGGTGTGTGCACCAAATCTCTTCGTGTCATTTCCATTCTGCCCCCCAAGGCACATGCTGCAGGACAGGCGTCTCCTTTATTTCCTGGCCACTCACACAGTGTTATGTGCAGTTGTTACCTGGCTgttctaccccagaggtggctgcatctcggcTCCAGACAAGCCATCCTGTGGCTCATCAGCAATTTCTGGTTTGTTCTTTTTCCCTCTCTGTAGGTCCCAACAGATGTCATTGACTCTTCTCAGACAGGTGAGTGAAAAATGGACTCCCCCCATTGCAGCTTTCCCCCAACCCTAGATACCCTTTGATTCCCCTGGggtccccactccctgcctgtgGTATGACAACCCCAGATCCTCTGATCCCTCAGGAGTGCCATGCTCTCCCCCTGGGACACCTATGCTGTCTCTCATCCCCCCCCCGCATGCTTTGCACCCACCATCCATGTCTCTCTCCCATCCAGATGATTGCCCGGAGCccatggggctgggaaggggatctgggggggAATCTGCTCCTGGGCCCCCCCTGGCTCCCTACCCACCCTGGCAGGTCGACCCCTCATGCCATGCGGCCTTCCCCGACTGCCACTATCACTGCTCGGCCGCGGCCAGCAGCTACCAGTCCCCAGGACCCATGTACGAGGCAACAGACTCCTACGCCTCTGTGGGGACTGGGGTGTTTGGAGCAGGTGATCCCTACAGCACCATGATGGCAGCCACGGGGGACTTGGAGGTGAgatgggggctgcgggtcaggagtgaggggcagcggcagaTCTGTGGGGCTGGGTTAgcaggggcagtgggttgggaagcaggggcaccggcagagctgtggggctgggctaAAAAGGGGCAGCGGGTCAGgagggggcaccggcagagctgtagGGCTGTGCTAGCAGatggctgtgggtcgggagtgaggggcaccagcagagctgtggggctgggctagcagggcgcagtgggtcgggagtgagggctGTAACCCCCCCGCTCTCTCCCCTCACCAGGTCCCTGTACCACCCCCCTCACTGGACCTGTTCCCAACTCCGCAGGCATCCTCTGCCCCCTGGATGCAGCCCACCCGGAGCACCCCCTATTCTGACCCCCTAGAAGTGGGCAGCTTTGGGGACCCGGTTGGGGTGCTGGATCCCGGGGAGCTGGCCAGGGCCCGAGCCGAGATCCGGAGCATGGACCCAGTGCGGCTGCTGCATCAGGATGAAGATGGGGACACGTGAGTATCTAGGAGGACCCCAAAACTCACCCTAGCCCCCCACTCCTGGGAGTGGAGGGAATGGGGCTCCTCAGCCCCCCGCCTCAGATGGGGTGTGCGGGGGCTGAACTGCTGTGTCCTAGGGAGGATAATGGATAGAGCTGGCAGGGGGTGGAATAGGACTGGGGGGGGCATAtagtggggggtgggatgggatggtctgtctggggggggggggggggttgggtaaTGTTAGTGAAAGCCTGGGTGGGAatagggcaggggcagtgcaagCAGCAGGGAGGGTGgcacagagggggtgggggatctCCTGGGCTTTAGGGAGGGACAGAAAGCAGGTGGCACTGGGGGAtgcaggaggcaggtgggggATCTGCAGGGGTGCAGAAGCGTGTGAGACTGGGTAGGGCGGTGCATGGGCAGGTGTGAAGAGCTGTGGAGGTGCAAGGGTGGTGGCACTGGGTGGGGGATctgcaggggtttggggcagtggtgagctggagctggttcagaactggttgttaaattttgaagtcGGTTTAGAACccgttgttaaaggggtgggcaaactttggcCCATGGGACTGTTGTGTCCGGCCCGCCTGAGCTCTTGGCTGGGGAGactcccctgagaatccctttttaatttttactcacccagcggtgCTCCGGGCCTTTGGCGGccctgaaggacccgccgccgaagacccagagtgactgaagggaccggttcttcagcttttggcagctcctCACTGGTTTGGGAGGTGCAAGGGGGGTCACTGAcatctgtctctcccccccccggcagGATCCTACACCTGCTGGCTGCCCGGGGGCTGCGTCACTTTGCCCAGGCAGCTGCCGAGGCCTTCAAGGAGTGTGGGCAGCTGGAGATCAAGGAACACAAGGGCAAGGTGAGCcatgggggttccaggggcggggggctgggctgggcccccaGCTCAGGGCAGGAGAATGGAGCGACTGTGGGTCAAAGGTCGCAGTGCTGCAGGTGGATGGTAAGGGTCATGCAGAAGAGTTGGCCAACCGTGCCAATGGGCTCAAGGATCACGCCAAGGTAGGGGTCAAGGGTCACTGGGTGGTCAGGATAAGGCCATTACTGGGGATCTAGGttggggtgggaaaactttttggcctgagggccacaatGGGGTGTGAAACTGTGTGTattggagggctgggtagggaaggctgtgcctccccaacagCCTGGCCTCCGCCCCCTATTTgctcacttcccgccccctgactgcccccctcagaacccccgacccatccaacccccccgctccttgtcccctgacaggcccccctggactcccatgccctatccaaccccgccTGTTCCCTGAACCCTGACTGCCCCAGAaactctgccccatccaactgtctcctgactgccccccaggaccccccgcccctaacctgctccctgtcctgactgccccctgggaccccctatccaacccccccaccgtCAGGTGTGTgcgcc
This window contains:
- the NFKBID gene encoding NF-kappa-B inhibitor delta gives rise to the protein MRSQKGGRGDRSAVPPQTVKKLLEQKRRQQTALGYAASSQVPTDVIDSSQTDDCPEPMGLGRGSGGESAPGPPLAPYPPWQVDPSCHAAFPDCHYHCSAAASSYQSPGPMYEATDSYASVGTGVFGAGDPYSTMMAATGDLEVPVPPPSLDLFPTPQASSAPWMQPTRSTPYSDPLEVGSFGDPVGVLDPGELARARAEIRSMDPVRLLHQDEDGDTILHLLAARGLRHFAQAAAEAFKECGQLEIKEHKGKTPLLVAATANQAELVRDLLVLGADANAADHKGQTLLHLAATYGFPNVLMAVMASGVPVNVEARNFEGQTPLHCAVISHNKALQALGVGTPTPERLQDMLTCIQALLHMGADYTSQDIKSSKTVLHLAVQDGNLSLVQFFLQLPGPRQFVNMKAHGNTALHMAAALPGPPCQESLVRLLLSRGADPSARNLENEQPAHLLPPGPGGDQLRLLLKSRRPPPGAARRPTQPP